A window of the Helianthus annuus cultivar XRQ/B chromosome 4, HanXRQr2.0-SUNRISE, whole genome shotgun sequence genome harbors these coding sequences:
- the LOC118491411 gene encoding putative receptor-like protein kinase At5g39000, producing MFFATGDGKVFEPYPSSTQRSQPCRNFEFSEILIATENFDQSLVIGSGGFGKVYKGNIIYGSSLLVVAIKRLDSVSNQGATEFWAEVEMLSMLCHCNLVSLIGYCNHEKEMILVYEYMPNGTLDDHLHKLSSPLSWLQRLNICIGAGRGLHYLHTGTGIEYGVIHRDVKSSNILLHESWAAKIADFGLSKVGPTNQPSTYVNTHVKGSFGYFDPNYYATGKLTRKSDVYAFGVVLLEVLCRKRATDRSLDEGLVTWVQDSIKEGNLKQIIDSDIKGEISQKCLKEYVKITERCLHNSPKQRPAMAKVLFSLESVLALQVKFNNSLQSSHRTIFSRMVNLLPFSYNEENSGISNSLSFVLTYPFFARISMKIWKCYILTLKKDYQRLTILTLVVRT from the coding sequence ATGTTCTTCGCTACCGGAGATGGCAAGGTTTTTGAACCCTACCCCTCCTCCACACAACGGTCACAACCATGCCGTAACTTCGAATTTTCTGAAATTCTGATAGCAACTGAGAACTTTGACCAATCATTAGTAATCGGGAGTGGAGGTTTCGGGAAAGTTTACAAAGGTAACATAATATATGGATCAAGTCTTTTAGTTGTTGCCATTAAACGTTTGGATTCCGTGTCCAACCAAGGTGCAACAGAGTTCTGGGCGGAAGTTGAAATGCTTTCAATGTTGTGTCACTGTAACCTTGTGTCATTAATTGGATATTGTAATCATGAGAAAGAGATGATACTCGTGTATGAATATATGCCCAATGGAACACTTGATGATCATCTCCATAAACTCAGTTCCCCTCTTTCTTGGCTTCAGCGCCTAAACATATGCATAGGTGCTGGTCGTGGGTTACACTACCTGCACACTGGTACCGGAATCGAGTATGGTGTTATACATCGCGATGTAAAAAGTTCTAATATTTTATTACATGAAAGTTGGGCAGCTAAAATAGCTGACTTTGGGTTGTCAAAAGTAGGTCCAACGAATCAACCATCTACTTATGTCAATACACATGTTAAAGGCAGTTTTGGATATTTTGATCCCAATTATTATGCAACTGGAAAGCTAACAAGGAAGTCTGATGTGTATGCTTTTGGGGTAGTGTTGTTGGAAGTGTTGTGTAGGAAGCGTGCAACGGATAGAAGTCTAGATGAGGGTTTAGTTACATGGGTTCAAGATTCTATCAAAGAAGGGAATTTAAAGCAAATAATTGATTCTGATATAAAGGGTGAGATCTCCCAAAAATGTTTGAAGGAATATGTTAAAATTACAGAGAGATGTTTGCACAACAGTCCAAAACAGCGACCTGCCATGGCTAAAGTTCTGTTTAGTCTTGAATCTGTACTGGCTTTACAAGTGAAATTCAATAATTCGTTGCAATCTTCACACAGGACAATATTTAGTAGAATGGTTAACTTGCTTCCGTTCTCCTACAATGAAGAAAACTCTGGTATATCTAACTCCCTTTCATTTGTGTTGACATATCCTTTCTTTGCTAGAATATCAATGAAAATATGGAAATGTTATATCCTAACTTTAAAAAAAGATTATCAGAGATTGACAATCCTTACCTTAGTTGTTAGGACATAA